The Cytophagia bacterium CHB2 genome has a segment encoding these proteins:
- a CDS encoding IS66 family transposase, with protein MSDTARTLTYDELLFENLRLREELAQLKRLIFGQKRERFVPLVNEQQLAIALHEELPAAPAVPPTTTITYTRREKKSSPIKLPSRNLLPAHLRREEIVIAPAEDVSTLKKIGEEITEELEFVQPQLYVKRYIRPKYARPEGEGIVVATLPSRPIEKGIAGPGLLAHILMSKFVDHLPLYRQRQQFRRQGVEIPGATMDGWVTGSCQWFVPLYDTQRRMIQQSPYLMADETPIPVLDRTKPGKTHLGYLWVYYDPGAQLVLFDYRRGRDRAGPNEFLKNFRGHLQIDGYDGYNDIIKRPGVTAVGCMAHARRYFEHAQENDRDRAQWMLSKIQALYVIERQAREAALPVEERYQLRQHHALPVLAEIKIWLDANLTCVLPKSAIGKAIGYMLGQWSKLEKYVTDGRLEIDNNLVENAIRPVALGRKNYLFAGSHEGAKRAAMIYTLVATAKLHHVEPYEYLKDILSRIPDYPHHKVADLLPQSWTPKKY; from the coding sequence ATGTCAGATACCGCGCGCACACTCACTTATGACGAACTTCTATTTGAGAACCTACGCTTGCGGGAAGAACTTGCGCAGCTCAAGCGTTTGATCTTCGGGCAAAAACGTGAGCGTTTTGTGCCACTGGTCAACGAGCAGCAACTGGCAATCGCCCTGCACGAGGAATTGCCTGCTGCGCCAGCAGTTCCTCCAACCACGACGATCACCTACACACGCCGCGAGAAAAAATCTTCTCCGATTAAACTCCCCAGCCGTAATTTGTTGCCGGCACATTTGCGCCGCGAAGAGATTGTCATCGCCCCTGCGGAAGACGTGAGCACGCTCAAGAAGATCGGCGAAGAAATCACCGAAGAGCTGGAGTTTGTCCAACCGCAACTCTATGTCAAACGTTACATCCGTCCCAAGTATGCCCGTCCCGAGGGTGAAGGCATTGTCGTGGCAACCTTGCCCAGCCGTCCCATTGAAAAAGGTATTGCCGGTCCCGGCCTGTTGGCGCACATCCTCATGAGCAAGTTCGTTGATCATTTACCACTGTATCGCCAACGCCAGCAATTCCGCCGTCAGGGCGTCGAGATTCCCGGCGCCACGATGGATGGTTGGGTTACGGGCAGTTGCCAATGGTTTGTGCCTTTATATGACACTCAGCGCCGGATGATCCAGCAGTCTCCTTATCTGATGGCAGATGAAACGCCGATTCCGGTTTTGGATCGCACCAAGCCCGGCAAAACACATTTGGGTTATCTCTGGGTTTATTACGATCCCGGTGCCCAATTGGTGCTCTTTGATTATCGTCGCGGACGGGATCGTGCCGGGCCCAATGAGTTCTTGAAAAATTTTCGCGGCCATCTCCAGATCGATGGTTACGACGGCTATAACGATATCATCAAGCGCCCAGGAGTGACTGCCGTGGGTTGCATGGCGCATGCGCGGCGTTACTTCGAGCACGCGCAAGAGAACGATCGCGACCGCGCACAATGGATGCTGTCAAAGATCCAAGCTCTCTACGTCATCGAACGGCAGGCGCGCGAAGCGGCATTGCCCGTCGAAGAGAGATATCAATTGCGCCAGCATCATGCACTGCCGGTTTTGGCAGAAATCAAAATTTGGCTCGATGCCAATCTCACCTGCGTCTTGCCCAAAAGCGCCATAGGCAAAGCGATCGGCTACATGCTGGGCCAGTGGTCGAAGCTGGAGAAGTACGTCACCGACGGCCGTTTAGAGATCGACAACAACTTGGTCGAGAACGCCATTCGACCGGTCGCGTTGGGACGAAAGAACTATCTTTTTGCCGGATCGCACGAAGGCGCTAAACGCGCCGCGATGATTTACACCTTGGTAGCTACGGCCAAGCTGCATCACGTTGAACCGTACGAATATCTCAAAGACATTCTCAGCCGCATTCCAGACTACCCTCACCACAAAGTCGCCGACCTCCTCCCGCAAAGCTGGACGCCAAAAAAGTATTGA
- a CDS encoding T9SS type A sorting domain-containing protein: MDTRMPLSAFAGSEISLRTQVFGVANKSSLIASLGHIYEFVEEAESQTLATTVENTAPKEFTLTANPNPFKPATQIRFFLPSETPVTLRIYNIAGQMVRELLHEQQYKPGQHTVLWDGCDDSGRATASGIYFMRFEGGGQLKAVKLTLVR; this comes from the coding sequence ATGGATACGAGAATGCCACTTTCCGCCTTTGCCGGCAGTGAAATAAGCCTGCGTACGCAAGTTTTCGGCGTGGCAAATAAATCATCGCTCATCGCCAGCCTTGGCCACATCTATGAATTTGTTGAAGAAGCTGAATCGCAAACGTTGGCAACCACTGTCGAGAACACGGCGCCAAAAGAATTCACTTTGACAGCCAATCCGAATCCATTCAAGCCAGCCACCCAGATTCGTTTCTTCCTGCCCTCTGAAACTCCGGTGACGCTGCGCATCTACAACATCGCCGGGCAAATGGTTCGCGAGCTTTTGCATGAACAACAATACAAACCGGGCCAGCATACGGTTCTATGGGATGGCTGCGATGATTCGGGGCGTGCAACCGCGAGCGGCATTTACTTCATGCGCTTTGAAGGCGGCGGCCAGTTAAAAGCCGTCAAGTTGACTTTGGTGAGATAA
- a CDS encoding T9SS type A sorting domain-containing protein, with translation MKKNFIKRNMKFSQLSLMLAAAILCVSTNSLKSQGQKTDYFPTHIGDKWFYEHRTGGVHGTHWANKIIEVKDTTSIEGKSYYVFEDRLYDIFYEPGRIYLTTHYYRKADNGDVLKFSPLVNREQLYYTFQKDSLYRSYLYDGEPDLVYKWRITLDDTSTLIRIPSGNFQNCYDYSFDLLIDDNHIGLFTERALAPDLGFIFEGAEGDLNFLVGAYINGTLFGDTTLTSVEEISQSPTPNQPVLYQNYPNPFKHTTQIFFSVPTFWLHPISVAVFDILGREIATFTPVKLSTGHQAIPWNGKTNSGEEVGNGIYIIRLNSGRFSQSIKIHYLK, from the coding sequence ATGAAAAAGAACTTTATCAAACGTAACATGAAGTTCTCTCAGTTATCCTTAATGCTCGCCGCTGCCATTTTGTGCGTCAGCACAAATTCTCTGAAAAGTCAAGGGCAAAAAACAGATTATTTCCCCACGCACATTGGGGACAAATGGTTTTATGAGCATCGCACTGGAGGGGTTCATGGAACACATTGGGCCAACAAAATTATTGAAGTCAAGGATACAACATCAATAGAAGGCAAAAGCTATTATGTCTTTGAAGATCGACTGTACGATATTTTTTACGAGCCTGGACGGATCTATCTCACAACACATTACTATAGAAAGGCAGATAACGGAGACGTGCTTAAGTTCAGTCCCCTGGTAAACCGTGAACAGCTTTACTATACGTTTCAAAAAGATTCTCTCTATCGATCGTATCTATACGATGGAGAGCCTGATCTCGTTTACAAATGGAGGATAACGCTAGACGATACCAGCACCTTAATTCGTATACCCTCGGGTAATTTTCAGAATTGTTACGACTATTCCTTCGACCTTCTGATCGATGATAATCATATCGGGCTCTTTACCGAAAGGGCGCTGGCACCAGACCTTGGATTCATATTCGAAGGGGCAGAGGGGGATCTTAATTTTCTTGTCGGTGCTTATATTAACGGCACCTTGTTTGGTGATACCACATTAACCTCAGTTGAGGAAATCTCTCAATCACCAACGCCAAATCAGCCTGTTTTATATCAGAACTACCCCAACCCATTCAAGCATACTACGCAAATATTTTTTTCTGTACCAACTTTTTGGCTCCATCCGATATCTGTAGCAGTTTTCGATATTCTAGGGCGTGAGATTGCCACTTTCACACCTGTAAAGTTGAGCACTGGACATCAAGCAATTCCATGGAACGGAAAAACCAATTCGGGAGAAGAAGTTGGCAATGGAATTTACATTATCAGATTAAATAGCGGCCGGTTTTCACAAAGCATCAAAATTCATTATCTCAAGTGA